The Parambassis ranga chromosome 1, fParRan2.1, whole genome shotgun sequence genome includes a region encoding these proteins:
- the LOC114439612 gene encoding uncharacterized protein LOC114439612 yields the protein MLLAEAGCVFMGIILCISGMNGEERTICALKGSSVDLSCSAQHPTDSMKWYTWTKDYVWRELSTITHLTYNMSEHSHTLTINDLRETDANYYCCEDDKTWLCSNTAFKLIVSDLQVKVFPTTEGQTVTLMCSTSCPLTEKPAAYIWYKNREFLYEDWSSWYQELVSSEEAVRYSCAIKGYEDLRAPEVSVDSVTETCFTVTYDGGRMCSYTQTSVNESCSITHPTEVQVQRISTYQSVQLTCSTSCPMTDSQTVFTWWSHNTKSDTQDRQYSVYIYSADSFSCAVKGLEHLQSPEVCEYGPINALTYRMTHEHTQRAVKKYDGLNNEALYCIQIELVDY from the exons ATGTTACTGGCTGAAGCTGGATGTGTGTTCATGGGAATCATCCTGTGCATCTCAG GGATGAATGGAGAAGAAAGAACAATCTGTGCTTTAAAAGGTTCTTCAGTGGATCTGTCCTGCTCAGCTCAACATCCCACAGACAGCATGAAATGGTACACTTGGACCAAAGATTATGTTTGGAGGGAGTTATCCACCATTACTCATCTAACATACAACATgtctgaacactcacacactctgaccaTCAATGATCTGAGAGAAACTGATGCTAACTACTACTGCTGTGAGGATGACAAGACATGGCTCTGCTCTAATACAGCATTTAAGCTCATTGTTTCAG ACCTGCAGGTAAAGGTGTTTCCCACCACTGAGGGACAGACAGTAACACTGATGTGCAGcaccagctgtcctctgactgaAAAGCCTGCAGCCTACATCTGGTACAAGAACAGAGAGTTCCTCTATGAGGACTGGTCTTCCTGGTACCAAGAGCTGGTCAGCAGTGAGGAAGCAGTCAGATACTCCTGTGCTATCAAAGGCTACGAGGACCTCAGAGCCCCTGAAGTCTCAGTGG ATTCTGTCACAGAGACCTGCTTCACTGTGACCTATGATGGAGGGAGGATGTGTTCTTATACCCAGACATCAGTGAATGAGTCCTGCTCCATCACACATCCCACAG AAGTACAAGTTCAAAGGATTTCTACATATCAGTCAGTTCAACTGACCTGTAGCACCAGCTGTCCAATGACTGACAGTCAAACTGTCTTTACCTGGTGGTCCCACAATACAAAGTCAGACACACAAGACCGTCAGTATTCAGTTTACATATACTCTGCTGATAGTTTCTCCTGTGCTGTAAAAGGCCTCGAACATCTGCAGTCTCCTGAAGTCTGTGAGTATGGACCAATCAATGCTCTGACTTACAGAatgacacatgaacacacacagagggctgttAAGAAATATGATGGTCTGAATAATGAGGCATTATACTGCATACAAATAGAATTAGTGGATTATTAG
- the LOC114427497 gene encoding kallikrein-8-like, with the protein MAHLTFLHLVLWVGVTVSTALDLQKRIYGGKDCDPAQRAYHVKLRGVSGGLCGGSLIHKQWILTSAHCKESKMKATVGSEPEVEITRTVVYPEHDIMLLLLPNPSKITPIRLPDCSEQPKIDKIEVAGNGRYKINEKTKEKLPGQPKKLQCAEMHISSCDEIKTKIQETFPNEPFEHWFCGKEHKVDTCKGDSGGGVVYNNVIYGIISGAGGSEHPSYDDDTDTFNFEVMLQQPPST; encoded by the exons ATGGCTCATCTTACATTTCTTCACCTTGTGCTGTGGGTTG GTGTCACAGTGAGCACAGCGCTGGATCTGCAGAAGAGAATTTATGGTGGTAAAGACTGTGACCCTGCACAGAGGGCGTATCATGTCAAACTAAGAGGAGTTTCTGGTGGTCTGTGTGGTGGCTCACTGATTCACAAACAGTGGATTCTAACATCAGCTCACTGCAAAGAGAGCAAAAT GAAAGCAACTGTGGGTTCAGAACCAGAAGTGGAAATTACAAGAACAGTAGTTTATCCAGAACATGacatcatgctgctgctgttaccaAATCCCTCAAAAATCACACCCATACGTCTTCCTGACTGTTCTGAACAGCCTAAGAT agataaAATTGAAGTTGCAGGAAATGGTCGTTATAAAATTAATGAAAAGACAAAGGAAAAAC TGCCTGGTCAGCCCAAAAAGCTCCAATGTGCAGAAATGCACATCAGCAGCTGTGATGAAATCAAAACTAAAATCCAGGAGACATTTCCAAATGAGCCATTTGAACATTGGTTCTGTGGCAAAGAACATAAAGTGGATACATGTAAA GGTGACTCCGGTGGTGGAGTGGTTTACAACAATGTGATTTACGGCATCATTTCAGGTGCTG GTGGCAGTGAGCATCCAAGTTACGACGATGACACTGATACATTTAATTTTGAGGTCATGCTTCAACAGCCACCCAGCACTTAA
- the LOC114426513 gene encoding uncharacterized protein LOC114426513: MCSTSCPLTEKPAAYIWYKNREFLYEDWSPWYQELVSSEEAVRYSCAIKGYEDLRAPEVSVDSVTATCFSVTYAKGTMCSYKQTSVDESCSITHPTETHVQRTPPDTPGHVRLTCNTSCVMTDPLTSVTLYRNRQIQRTEEKKQVLVPNTSADSFSCTVKGHEYLHSADICAEEKNCWSVNHVSRRVCALKGFSVNISAQYSHPDYQQPESKFWCKVKRNSEEESEQLSEEAHDVTYYDNTKNKHILMFKHLKQTDSAEYIFRIKADDGIKLSYSPGVTLFVTDLKVKITPSAVVTEGQTVRLTCSTSCPLTDTAYIWYFNSRPLNLSHSQNKHLLLDPVSSQHAGRYYCSVRSSKTSLRSSEETLTVRSITGKWEEAAAAGVSAALLALILVVVFLWIRKTSSPDRLLQTQLLTTWSSMMSSQRNQQRRNFTTVMSTSQRTTRILCTPYSKIKSRSLMLR; encoded by the exons ATGTGCAGcaccagctgtcctctgactgaAAAGCCTGCAGCCTACATCTGGTACAAGAACAGAGAGTTCCTCTATGAGGACTGGTCTCCCTGGTACCAAGAGCTGGTCAGCAGTGAGGAAGCAGTCAGATACTCCTGTGCTATCAAAGGCTACGAGGACCTCAGAGCCCCTGAAGTCTCAGTGG ATTCTGTCACAGCGACCTGCTTCAGTGTGACCTATGCTAAAGGGACAATGTGTTCTTACAAACAGACATCAGTGGATGAGTCCTGCTCCATCACACATCCCACAG aaacacatgttcAAAGGACTCCTCCAGACACACCAGGTCATGTCAGACTGACCTGTAACACCAGCTGCGTTATGACCGACCCTCTGACTTCAGTTACGTtgtatagaaacagacagatTCAAAGGACGGAGGAGAAAAAACAGGTTTTAGTTCCCAACACTTCTGCAGACAGCTTCTCCTGTACTGTTAAAGGTCATGAGTATCTGCACTCTGCTGACATCT GTGCTGAGGAGAAGAACTGCTGGAGTGTGAATCATGTCAGCAGGAGAGTCTGTGCTCTGAAAGGCTTTTCAGTGAACATCTCAGCCCAATACTCACATCCTGACTACCAGCAGCCAGAGTCAAAGTTCTGGTGTAAAGTAAAGAGAAACAGTGAGGAGGAGTCTGAACAGCTGTCTGAGGAAGCACATGATGTGACGTACTATGACAACACgaagaacaaacacatcctcatgttcaaacatttgaaGCAGACTGACTCAGCAGAATACATATTCAGAATCAAAGCAGATGATGGAATCAAACTGTCCTACTCTCCTGGAGTCACTCTGTTTGTTACAG ACCTGAAAGTGAAGATAACACCGTCTGCAGTggtgacagagggacagacagtcagactgacctgcagcaccagctgtcctctgactgaCACAGCCTACATTTGGTACTTCAACAGTCGACCTCTGAACCTGTCACACagccaaaacaaacacctgCTTCTAGACCCAGTCAGCAGCCAGCATGCAGGAAGATACTACTGTTCAGtcagaagcagcaaaacaagccTCAGATCCAGTGAGGAGACTCTCACTGTCCGAAGTATCACAGGCAAATgggaagaagcagcagcagcaggagtttctgcagctctcctgGCTTTAATCCTTGTCGTGGTGTTCCTGTGGATCAG AAAAACCAGCTCTCCAGACAGGCTCCTACAAACACAACTTTTGACAACTTGGAGCAG TATGATGTCATCGCAGCGCAACCAGCAGAGGAGGAACTTCACTACAGTGATGTCCACTTCTCAAAGAACAACCCGGATCCTCTGTACTCCGTACTCCAAAATAAAGAGCAGGTCCCTTATGCTGAGGTGA
- the LOC114427574 gene encoding uncharacterized protein LOC114427574, whose amino-acid sequence MKWYTWTKDYVWRELSTITHLTYNMSEHSHTLTINDLRETAANYYCCEDEEPVICWETEIKLIVSDLQVKVFPTTEGQTVTLMCSTSCPLTEKPAAYIWYKNREFLYEDWSPWYQELVSSEEAVRYSCAIKGYEDLRAPEVSVDSVTDTCFTVTYAGGRMCSYTQTSVDESCSITHPADLQVKVFPTTEGQTVTLMCSTSCPLTEKPAAYIWYKNREFLYEDWSPWYQELVSSEEAVRYSCAIKGYEDLRAPEVSVDSVTETCFTVTYAGGRMCSYTQTSVNESCSITHPAGVARSCWSVNMSGGESVLCKAPQSTSLVNTHIHTDHCQNHGIEQKYELNPDPMYENVSAQAAEQDDHQYSRLHFPKNHTADLYSTIRPLPSDQDNKGLESVTSESD is encoded by the exons ATGAAATGGTACACTTGGACCAAAGATTATGTTTGGAGGGAGTTATCCACCATTACTCATCTAACATACAACATgtctgaacactcacacactctgaccaTCAATGATCTGAGAGAAACTGCTGCTAACTACTACTgctgtgaggatgaggagccagTGATCTGCTGGGAGACAGAAATTAAGCTCATTGTTTCAG ACCTGCAGGTAAAGGTGTTTCCCACCACTGAGGGACAGACAGTAACACTGATGTGCAGcaccagctgtcctctgactgaAAAGCCTGCAGCCTACATCTGGTACAAGAACAGAGAGTTCCTCTATGAGGACTGGTCTCCCTGGTACCAAGAGCTGGTCAGCAGTGAGGAAGCAGTCAGATACTCCTGTGCTATCAAAGGCTACGAGGACCTCAGAGCCCCTGAAGTCTCAGTGG ATTCTGTCACAGACACCTGCTTCACTGTGACCTATGCTGGAGGGAGGATGTGTTCTTATACCCAGACATCAGTGGATGAGTCCTGCTCCATCACACATCCCGCAG ACCTGCAGGTAAAGGTGTTTCCCACCACTGAGGGACAGACAGTAACACTGATGTGCAGcaccagctgtcctctgactgaAAAGCCTGCAGCCTACATCTGGTACAAGAACAGAGAGTTCCTCTATGAGGACTGGTCTCCCTGGTACCAAGAGCTGGTCAGCAGTGAGGAAGCAGTCAGATACTCCTGTGCTATCAAAGGCTACGAGGACCTCAGAGCCCCTGAAGTCTCAGTGG ATTCTGTCACAGAGACCTGCTTCACTGTGACCTATGCTGGAGGGAGGATGTGTTCTTATACCCAGACATCAGTGAATGAGTCCTGCTCCATCACACATCCCGCAG GTGTGGCTAGGAGCTGCTGGAGTGTGAACATGTCAGGCGGAGAATCTGTGCTCTGCAAGGCTCCTCAGTCAACATCACTAGTCAATACTCATATCCACACCGACCACTGTCAAAATCATGGAATAGAACAAAAATACGAG CTGAATCCTGATCCCATGTATGAAAACGTGTCAGCTcaggcagcagagcaggacGATCATCAGTACAGCAGACTCCACTTCCctaaaaaccacacagctgatcTCTACTCCACCATCAGACCGCTGCCTTCTGATCAAGACAACAAAGGTTTAGAGTCTGTAACCTCTGAGTCTGATTAA